The DNA segment GCCCCAACCCCAGCTTCTGCAGCCAGGGTAGTGCCGCTGACAGCACGATGACGGCCAGGAAGATGGTGAGGGTCCAGCGCAGCATGTTGGGGTGCCTAAGGGGAGAGGGTGAAATGCGCGGACTATAGCTATAGCGCGTGGCTGCGGTCGCCGCGTGCGAAGCCTGCCAGCGGCAGCGCCGCATCAAAGTCGCGGGTCAGCGCGATTACCTTGAACAGTTCGCCCATCTCGGCCTCGGACAGCAGCTTTTGCACCGCGTTGGCGGCGGGCAGGAAGTTGCGCGTGTCGTTGGGGTCCAGCGCCATCAGCAGCTCGGTGATGCCGGCGTTCATCAGGAAGCGCGCCTGCGAGGCGAAGCCGGCCACCGTCAGCCCGGCATCGGCCGCGGCGTGGGCGATGCCGCTGAAGTTGACGTGGGCGGTGATGTCCTGCAGGCCAGGGTAGAGGAAGGGGTCCGGGTGGGCGTGATGGCGGTAGTGGCACATCAGCGTGCCGCCGACGCGCTGCGGATGGTAGTACTCGGCCGCGGGGAAACCGTAATCGATCAGGAACACCGCACCCCGCGTGAGCATCGTGCCCACCGCGCGCATGAAGCCTTCAGCCTCGGCGTGGGTTTCGGTGACGATGTCGTGGTCGCCGGCCATGGCATGCAGGGATGCGGGCAGGGCGTCGGCCGCCACGGGGCGGTCCGAGAAGCCGAAGGCTGCTTCGGATGCGTCAGATGCGTCAGCATTGCTGTCCCGGCGGGCTACGCCGCGCTCCAGCCAGCGGCCGTGGCTGCGGGCGAACAGCCGCACCGGCATGGCGTCCAGTACTTCGTTGCCGACCACGATCCCTTCGAAATGCTCGGGCAGCGTATCCAGCCAGGTGACGCGCGGGGCCAGATGCGGCGCGCGCGTGGCCAGCGTGGCCTGCTGGCGCGCGCGCAGCTCGCCGGACAGCTCGACGATGGCGTAGCGCTCGGGCAACTGGCCTTCCTGCTCCAGGGCCAGCAGCAGGTCGGCGGCGAGCCGGCCGGTGCCGGCGCCGAATTCCAGGACCTGCGACAGGCCCTGCGCCAGCAGTGGCGCGAACTGGCGTGCGAGCGTACGGGCGAAATACGGGCTGAGTTCGGGGGCGGTGATGAAGTCGCTGCCATCGCGCGCGTCGCGGCCGAACTTGGCGGCGCCGCCGCTGTAGTAGCCCAGCCCGGGCGCATATAGCGCAAGCGCCATATAGCGGTCGAAACCGAGCCAGCCGCCCGCGTCGTCGATAGCCTGGCCGATGTGCGCGGTAAGCGCGGCGGA comes from the Cupriavidus basilensis genome and includes:
- a CDS encoding class I SAM-dependent methyltransferase — encoded protein: MHKGASLPLPPADALSASAALTAHIGQAIDDAGGWLGFDRYMALALYAPGLGYYSGGAAKFGRDARDGSDFITAPELSPYFARTLARQFAPLLAQGLSQVLEFGAGTGRLAADLLLALEQEGQLPERYAIVELSGELRARQQATLATRAPHLAPRVTWLDTLPEHFEGIVVGNEVLDAMPVRLFARSHGRWLERGVARRDSNADASDASEAAFGFSDRPVAADALPASLHAMAGDHDIVTETHAEAEGFMRAVGTMLTRGAVFLIDYGFPAAEYYHPQRVGGTLMCHYRHHAHPDPFLYPGLQDITAHVNFSGIAHAAADAGLTVAGFASQARFLMNAGITELLMALDPNDTRNFLPAANAVQKLLSEAEMGELFKVIALTRDFDAALPLAGFARGDRSHAL